The Xenopus tropicalis strain Nigerian chromosome 2, UCB_Xtro_10.0, whole genome shotgun sequence genome window below encodes:
- the cct8 gene encoding T-complex protein 1 subunit theta isoform X1, whose amino-acid sequence MALHVPKAPGFAQMLKEGAKHYSGLEEAVFRNIQACKELAQTTRTAYGPNGMNKMVINHLEKLFVTNDAATIIRELEVQHPAAKMVVMASHMQEQEVGDGTNFVLVFAGALLELAEELLRMGLSVSEVIEGYEKACKKALEILPDLVCSSAKNLRDIDEVASLLQTSIMSKQYGNELFLSKLIAQACVSILPESGHFNVDNIRVCKILGSGICASSVLHGMVFKKEAEGNISSVKDAKIAIYSCPFDGMITETKGTVLINSAQELMNFSKGEENLMEEQVKAIAEAGATVLVTGGKVADMALHYANKYNLMVVRLNSKWDLRRLCKTVCGTALPRLTPPTAEEMGRCDSVYLSEVGDTQVVVFKHEKEDGAIATVVIRGSTDNLMDDVERAVDDAVNTFKILTRDKRLVPGGGATEVELAKQITSYGETCPGLDQYAIKKFAEAFESIPRALAENSGVKANEIISKLYAMHQEGNKNVGFDIEAESAAVKDMMESNILDTYLGKYWGIKLATNAAITVLRVDQIIMAKPAGGPKAPTGKKDWDDDQND is encoded by the exons ATGGCGCTGCACGTCCCCAAGGCCCCGGGCTTTGCCCAGATGCTGAAGGAAGGAGCCAAG CACTATTCTGGATTGGAAGAAGCAGTGTTCCGGAATATCCAGGCCTGTAAAGAGCTCGCTCAGACTACTCGCACAGCGTATGGGCCGAATG GAATGAACAAGATGGTTATCAATCATTTGGAGAAGCTTTTTGTTACAAATGATGCTGCCACCATTATACGGGAGCTAGAG GTCCAGCATCCGGCTGCCAAAATGGTTGTCATGGCTTCCCACATGCAAGAGCAGGAAGTTGGAGACGGCACTAATTTTGTTCTGGTCTTTGCTGGCGCTTTACTTGAGCTGGCAGAAGAGCTTCTGCGAATGGGACTGTCTGTATCCGAG GTGATCGAAGGCTATGAGAAGGCCTGTAAGAAAGCCTTGGAAATCCTCCCCGACCTGGTGTGCAGCTCTGCCAAGAACTTACGTGACATTGATGAAGTTGCGTCCCTTCTTCAGACTTCCATCATGAGCAAGCAGTATGGCAACGAGCTCTTCCTTTCTAAGCTCATTGCCCAGGCATGTG TCTCCATCCTGCCCGAGTCTGGCCATTTTAATGTTGATAACATCAGAGTGTGCAAGATTTTG GGCTCAGGTATCTGTGCCTCGTCTGTCTTGCACGGCATGGTTTTCAAAAAGGAAGCAGAAGGCAATATTTCTTCTGTGAAAGATGCCAAAATCGCAATCTATTCCTGTCCATTCGACGGCATGATCACTGAAACTAAG GGCACCGTGCTGATAAACAGCGCGCAGGAACTGATGAACTTCAGCAAAGGCGAAGAGAATCTCATGGAAGAGCAAGTAAAGGCAATCGCAGAAGCAGGGGCCACTGTTCTTGTGACAGGGGGCAAAGTTGCTGACATGGCTCTCCATTACGCAAACAAGTACAACCTCATGGTAGTAAG GTTAAACTCCAAATGGGATCTTAGAAGACTGTGCAAAACTGTGTGTGGAACTGCCCTTCCCAGGCTG ACCCCTCCTACAGCAGAGGAAATGGGGCGCTGTGACAGTGTTTACTTGTCAGAAGTTGGGGATACACAGGTTGTTGTGTTCAAGCACG AAAAGGAAGACGGCGCCATTGCTACGGTTGTGATCCGTGGCTCTACAGACAATCTCATGGACGATGTGGAACGAGCAGTAGATGACGCCGTGAATACTTTCAAAATCCTCACAAGG GACAAGCGCCTTGTGCCTGGAGGCGGAGCCACTGAAGTTGAGTTGGCAAAACAGATCACATCTTATGGAGAG ACCTGCCCTGGGCTTGACCAGTACGCCATTAAAAAGTTTGCCGAAGCATTTGAGTCCATTCCAAGAGCATTGGCGGAAAATTCTGGTGTCAAGGCCAATGAGATCATCTCCAAACTCTACGCAATGCACCAGGAAGGCAACAAGAACGTGGGCTTTGACATTGAG GCGGAGAGTGCGGCAGTGAAAGACATGATGGAAAGTAACATCCTGGACACGTATCTAGGGAAATACTGGGGGATAAAGTTGGCTACAAATGCAGCGATCACTGTACTTAGGGTTGACCAG ATTATCATGGCAAAACCAGCAGGCGGCCCAAAAGCACCCACGGGAAAGAAGGACTGGGACGATGACCAAAACGACTGA
- the cct8 gene encoding T-complex protein 1 subunit theta (The RefSeq protein has 2 substitutions compared to this genomic sequence) produces the protein MALHVPKAPGFAQMLKEGAKHYSGLEEAVFRNIQACKELAQTTRTAYGPNGMNKMVINHLEKLFVTNDAATIIRELEVQHPAAKMVVMASHMQEQEVGDGTNFVLVFAGALLELAEELLRMGLSVSEVIEGYEKACKKALEILPDLVCSSAKNLRDIDEVASLLQTSIMSKQYGNELFLSKLIAQACVSILPESGHFNVDNIRVCKILGSGICASSVLHGMVFKKEAEGNISSVKDARIAIYSCPFDGMITETKGTVLINSAQELMNFSKGEENLMEEQVKAIAEAGATVLVTGGKVADMALHYANKYNLMVVRLNSKWDLRRLCKTVCGTALPRLTPPTAEEMGRCDSVYLSEVGDTQVVVFKHDKEDGAIATVVIRGSTDNLMDDVERAVDDAVNTFKILTRDKRLVPGGGATEVELAKQITSYGETCPGLDQYAIKKFAEAFESIPRALAENSGVKANEIISKLYAMHQEGNKNVGFDIEAESAAVKDMMESNILDTYLGKYWGIKLATNAAITVLRVDQIIMAKAAGGPRAPKQQGHWDKDDWQDEPDKS, from the exons ATGGCGCTGCACGTCCCCAAGGCCCCGGGCTTTGCCCAGATGCTGAAGGAAGGAGCCAAG CACTATTCTGGATTGGAAGAAGCAGTGTTCCGGAATATCCAGGCCTGTAAAGAGCTCGCTCAGACTACTCGCACAGCGTATGGGCCGAATG GAATGAACAAGATGGTTATCAATCATTTGGAGAAGCTTTTTGTTACAAATGATGCTGCCACCATTATACGGGAGCTAGAG GTCCAGCATCCGGCTGCCAAAATGGTTGTCATGGCTTCCCACATGCAAGAGCAGGAAGTTGGAGACGGCACTAATTTTGTTCTGGTCTTTGCTGGCGCTTTACTTGAGCTGGCAGAAGAGCTTCTGCGAATGGGACTGTCTGTATCCGAG GTGATCGAAGGCTATGAGAAGGCCTGTAAGAAAGCCTTGGAAATCCTCCCCGACCTGGTGTGCAGCTCTGCCAAGAACTTACGTGACATTGATGAAGTTGCGTCCCTTCTTCAGACTTCCATCATGAGCAAGCAGTATGGCAACGAGCTCTTCCTTTCTAAGCTCATTGCCCAGGCATGTG TCTCCATCCTGCCCGAGTCTGGCCATTTTAATGTTGATAACATCAGAGTGTGCAAGATTTTG GGCTCAGGTATCTGTGCCTCGTCTGTCTTGCACGGCATGGTTTTCAAAAAGGAAGCAGAAGGCAATATTTCTTCTGTGAAAGATGCCAAAATCGCAATCTATTCCTGTCCATTCGACGGCATGATCACTGAAACTAAG GGCACCGTGCTGATAAACAGCGCGCAGGAACTGATGAACTTCAGCAAAGGCGAAGAGAATCTCATGGAAGAGCAAGTAAAGGCAATCGCAGAAGCAGGGGCCACTGTTCTTGTGACAGGGGGCAAAGTTGCTGACATGGCTCTCCATTACGCAAACAAGTACAACCTCATGGTAGTAAG GTTAAACTCCAAATGGGATCTTAGAAGACTGTGCAAAACTGTGTGTGGAACTGCCCTTCCCAGGCTG ACCCCTCCTACAGCAGAGGAAATGGGGCGCTGTGACAGTGTTTACTTGTCAGAAGTTGGGGATACACAGGTTGTTGTGTTCAAGCACG AAAAGGAAGACGGCGCCATTGCTACGGTTGTGATCCGTGGCTCTACAGACAATCTCATGGACGATGTGGAACGAGCAGTAGATGACGCCGTGAATACTTTCAAAATCCTCACAAGG GACAAGCGCCTTGTGCCTGGAGGCGGAGCCACTGAAGTTGAGTTGGCAAAACAGATCACATCTTATGGAGAG ACCTGCCCTGGGCTTGACCAGTACGCCATTAAAAAGTTTGCCGAAGCATTTGAGTCCATTCCAAGAGCATTGGCGGAAAATTCTGGTGTCAAGGCCAATGAGATCATCTCCAAACTCTACGCAATGCACCAGGAAGGCAACAAGAACGTGGGCTTTGACATTGAG GCGGAGAGTGCGGCAGTGAAAGACATGATGGAAAGTAACATCCTGGACACGTATCTAGGGAAATACTGGGGGATAAAGTTGGCTACAAATGCAGCGATCACTGTACTTAGGGTTGACCAG ATTATAATGGCAAAGGCAGCTGGTGGACCAAGAGCCCCCAAACAGCAAGGACACTGGGATAAGGATGATTGGCAAGATGAACCAGACAAATCTTAG
- the usp16 gene encoding ubiquitin carboxyl-terminal hydrolase 16 isoform X1, producing the protein MVKKRGKNLPAQDSLDAEPVCKHLRKALDEGSVKKALVNVEWTVCQECQADNKEKNNSDDELVEDPSVWLCLKCGHRGCGRNSASQHALNHYNTPRSEPHCLVLSVDMWSAWCYLCDNEVPYNRSSRLGQLVDYLQRKAKAKSKSTDSAALDEEVKAEIVAENEVKIEDQEEKPKGQAKWDKASSTQNNSTEPTVKGLSNLGNTCFFNAVMQNLSQTPAVRELLNEAKTLKKPVTVPLPDSSSPTNVEVHLEQQPGPLTLAMWQFLTEMQETKKGVVTPKEVFSQVCKKAIRFKGYQQQDSQELLRYLLDGMRGEEIQRVSLAMSKSLQNTLDEEEIKKIVKDSEKRRTIPNFVDHLFGGELTSTIMCEECHTVSLVHEPFLDLSLPVLDDVIVKKNSQKSSAPAPERKEEEENDDGYIKERDEASPGASKHLQKKAKKAAKKQAKNQRRQLKMQGKTVLLTDVAKQECSEDEEEIAPNNTESEANTRPDDEVPIADGLNTMKSDLSALENGSETIESAMERVTEDTDLDTSGHNTESVEMNAMELVRNMENNNNNNTDVNKTLERTEGSGVDSMEATAAVDNGNADTVCVDDTEAANGLLDCSAASMDNELTNSLNRLKLSSDIEPTQVEIEILPDQQQPHTQIYEVINEDPKTAFSTLSERKDLPLDGYSVLSCLYQFTHKETLTGNNKLLCNVCTRKQASRLNNSNKGEKTFVYTNAKKQMLVSDPSPILTLHLKRFQQNGFNLRKINRHIKFPEVLDLAPFCTSKCKNIPAGESRLLYSLYGVIEHSGSMRSGHYTAFVKLRRPNQQLCEMVLKGVIPEVSGSEPGQGSWYHISDSHVQAVSLSRVLSSQAYLLFYERML; encoded by the exons ATGGTAAAGAAGCGAGGGAAGAACCTCCCTGCCCAGGACTCTCTCGATGCAG AGCCAGTGTGCAAGCACCTCCGCAAGGCACTGGATGAAGGGAGTGTGAAAAAGGCACTGGTGAATGTGGAATGGACAGTGTGCCAAGAATGCCAGGCAGACAACAAGGAGAAGAATAACTCAGATGATGAGTTGGTTGAAGACCCTTCTGTCTGGCTGTGTTTAAAATGTGGCCATCGG GGCTGCGGCAGAAATTCTGCGTCACAGCATGCACTGAACCATTACAACACCCCCAGGTCAGAACCACACTGCCTGGTTCTTAGCGTGGATATGTGGAGTGCATG GTGCTACTTATGCGACAACGAGGTCCCCTATAACCGCTCTAGTCGGTTAGGCCAGCTGGTGGATTATTTGCAAAGAAAAGCCAAGGCAAAAAGCAAAAGTACAGATTCAG CTGCCTTGGATGAAGAAGTTAAAGCTGAAATCGTGGCTGAGAATGAAGTCAAGATTGAGGATCAGGAGGAGAAGCCCAAGGGGCAAGCCAAATGGGACAAAGCCAGTAGTACCCAGAATAACAGTACTGAGCCTACTGTCAAGGGCCTCAGTAACTTGGGGAACACGTGTTTTTTCAATGCGGTGATGCAG AACCTATCCCAGACACCTGCTGTAAGGGAACTTCTAAATGAGGcaaaaacattaaagaaaccagTGACTGTTCCACTGCCGGATTCATCATCTCCT ACCAATGTAGAGGTACATCTAGAGCAGCAGCCAGGACCCCTGACCTTGGCAATGTGGCAATTCCTGACTGAAATGCAGGAGACAAAAAAAGGAGTTGTCACCCCAAAGGAGGTCTTTTCTCAGGTCTGTAAAAA AGCAATACGGTTTAAAGGCTACCAGCAACAAGACAGCCAGGAATTGCTTCGCTACTTGTTGGATGGGATGAGAGGAGAGGAAATCCAG aGAGTATCTCTGGCAATGTCCAAGTCACTACAGAACACTTTAGATGAAGAAGAAATTAAAAAGATAGTGAAAG ATAGTGAAAAGCGCAGAACGATTCCAAACTTTGTGGATCATTTGTTTGGGGGAGAGCTAACGAGCACAATCATGTGCGAAGAATGCCACACG GTGTCGCTGGTCCATGAACCATTCCTTGACCTCTCTCTGCCGGTATTGGATGATGTG attgtaAAGAAAAATAGTCAGAAGTCATCAGCACCGGCTCCAGAGAGGAAAGAGGAGGAAGAAAATGATGACGGCTACATCAAAGAGAGGGACGAAGCATCACCTGGGGCAAGCAAGCACCTACAGAAGAAAGCAAAGAAGGCGGCTAAAAAGCAAGCCAAG AATCAGCGCAGGCAGCTGAAAATGCAAGGAAAGACAGTGCTGCTCACTGATGTGGCCAAGCAAGAATGTTCCGAGGACGAGGAGGAGATTGCTCCAAACAATACCGAGTCAGAGGCCAACACCAGGCCAGACGATGAGGTGCCCATTGCTGATGGCTTAAACACCATGAAATCTGATTTGTCTGCTCTGGAAAATGGCAGTGAGACTATTGAAAGTGCCATGGAAAGAGTCACAGAGGATACGGACCTTGATACTTCTGGGCATAATACGGAAAGTGTGGAAATGAATGCTATGGAACTTGTGCGAAATATGGAaaacaacaataacaacaacaCTGATGTGAATAAAACACTTGAGAGGACTGAGGGCAGTGGGGTAGACAGCATGGAAGCCACGGCTGCTGTGGACAATGGAAATGCTGATACGGTGTGTGTGGATGATACAGAGGCTGCCAATGGTTTGTTGGATTGTTCCGCTGCCAGTATGGATAATGAACTAACCAACTCTTTAAACAGACTCAAGCTCAGCTCCGACATAGAACCCACCCAGGTAGAGATAGAGATATTACCTGACCAACAGCAGCCCCACACGCAGATCTACGAGGTGATAAATGAAGACCCCAAAACGGCATTCAGTACCCTCTCCGAAAGGAAGGATCTGCCGCTGGATGGGTACTCTGTGCTCAGTTGCCTCTATCAGTTCACTCACAAAGAGACCCTCACTGGGAACAACAAACTGCTCTGCAACGTCTGCACCAGGAAACAGGCCAGCAGGCTGAATAACAGCAATAAAG ggGAAAAGACGTTTGTTTACACCAATGCCAAGAAGCAGATGTTGGTGTCGGACCCTTCTCCCATCCTCACTCTCCATTTGAAGAGATTCCAGCAG AATGGATTTAACCTACGGAAGATTAACAGGCATATAAAGTTTCCTGAGGTGTTAGACTTGGCTCCATTCTGTACCTCAAAATGTAAG AACATCCCTGCTGGAGAGTCGCGGCTACTGTACTCCCTGTATGGCGTTATTGAGCACAGCGGCAGCATGAGGTCCGGCCATTACACAGCGTTCGTCAAACTGCGCAGACCCAACCAGCAGCTCTGTGAGATGGTACTCAAAGGAGTCATTCCAGAAG TCTCAGGAAGTGAACCCGGGCAGGGCAGCTGGTACCATATTAGTGACAGCCATGTTCAGGCAGTGTCCCTTTCCAGAGTGCTGAGCTCCCAGGCCTACCTGCTCTTCTATGAGCGAATGCTGTAA
- the usp16 gene encoding ubiquitin carboxyl-terminal hydrolase 16 (The RefSeq protein has 9 substitutions compared to this genomic sequence) — MVKKRGKNLPAQDSLDAEPVCKHLRKALDEGSVKKALVNVEWTVCQECQADNKEKNNSDDELVEDPSVWLCLKCGHRGCGRNSASQHALNHYNTPRSEPHCLVLSMDMWSAWCYLCDNEVPYNRSSRLGQLVDYLQRKAKAKSKSTDSAALDEEVKAEIVAENEVKIEDQEEKPKGQAKWDKASSTQNNSTEPTVKGLSNLGNTCFFNAVMQNLSQTPAVRELLNEAKTLKKPVTVPLPDSSSPTNVEVHLEQQPGPLTLAMWQFLTEMQETKKGVVTPKEVFSQVCKKAIRFKGYQQQDSQELLRYLLDGMRGEEIQRVSLAMSKSLQNTLDEEEIKKIVKDSEKRRTIPNFVDHLFGGELTSTIMCEECHTVSLVHEPFLDLSLPVLDDVIVKKNSQKSSAPVPERKEEEENDDGYIKERDEASPGASKHLQKKAKKAAKKQAKNQRRQQKMQGKTVLLTDVAKQECSEDEEEIAPNNTESEANTRPDDEVPTADGLNTMKSDLSALENGSEAIESAMERVTEDTDIDTSGHNTESVEMNAMELVGNMENNNNNNTDVNKTLERTEGSGGDSMEATAAVDNGNADTVCVDDTEAANGLLDCSAASMDNELTNSLNRLKLSSDIEPTQVEIEILPDQQQPHTQIYEVINEDPKTAFSTLSERKDLPLDGYSVLSCLYQFTHKETLTGNNKLLCNVCTRKQASRLNNSNKGEKKFVYTNAKKQMLVSDPSPILTLHLKRFQQNGFNLRKINRHIKFPEVLDLAPFCTSKCKNIPAGESRLLYSLYGVIEHSGSMRSGHYTAFVKLRRPNQQLCEMVLKGVIPEVSGSEPGQGSWYHISDSHVQAVSLSRVLSSQAYLLFYERML, encoded by the exons ATGGTAAAGAAGCGAGGGAAGAACCTCCCTGCCCAGGACTCTCTCGATGCAG AGCCAGTGTGCAAGCACCTCCGCAAGGCACTGGATGAAGGGAGTGTGAAAAAGGCACTGGTGAATGTGGAATGGACAGTGTGCCAAGAATGCCAGGCAGACAACAAGGAGAAGAATAACTCAGATGATGAGTTGGTTGAAGACCCTTCTGTCTGGCTGTGTTTAAAATGTGGCCATCGG GGCTGCGGCAGAAATTCTGCGTCACAGCATGCACTGAACCATTACAACACCCCCAGGTCAGAACCACACTGCCTGGTTCTTAGCGTGGATATGTGGAGTGCATG GTGCTACTTATGCGACAACGAGGTCCCCTATAACCGCTCTAGTCGGTTAGGCCAGCTGGTGGATTATTTGCAAAGAAAAGCCAAGGCAAAAAGCAAAAGTACAGATTCAG CTGCCTTGGATGAAGAAGTTAAAGCTGAAATCGTGGCTGAGAATGAAGTCAAGATTGAGGATCAGGAGGAGAAGCCCAAGGGGCAAGCCAAATGGGACAAAGCCAGTAGTACCCAGAATAACAGTACTGAGCCTACTGTCAAGGGCCTCAGTAACTTGGGGAACACGTGTTTTTTCAATGCGGTGATGCAG AACCTATCCCAGACACCTGCTGTAAGGGAACTTCTAAATGAGGcaaaaacattaaagaaaccagTGACTGTTCCACTGCCGGATTCATCATCTCCT ACCAATGTAGAGGTACATCTAGAGCAGCAGCCAGGACCCCTGACCTTGGCAATGTGGCAATTCCTGACTGAAATGCAGGAGACAAAAAAAGGAGTTGTCACCCCAAAGGAGGTCTTTTCTCAGGTCTGTAAAAA AGCAATACGGTTTAAAGGCTACCAGCAACAAGACAGCCAGGAATTGCTTCGCTACTTGTTGGATGGGATGAGAGGAGAGGAAATCCAG aGAGTATCTCTGGCAATGTCCAAGTCACTACAGAACACTTTAGATGAAGAAGAAATTAAAAAGATAGTGAAAG ATAGTGAAAAGCGCAGAACGATTCCAAACTTTGTGGATCATTTGTTTGGGGGAGAGCTAACGAGCACAATCATGTGCGAAGAATGCCACACG GTGTCGCTGGTCCATGAACCATTCCTTGACCTCTCTCTGCCGGTATTGGATGATGTG attgtaAAGAAAAATAGTCAGAAGTCATCAGCACCGGCTCCAGAGAGGAAAGAGGAGGAAGAAAATGATGACGGCTACATCAAAGAGAGGGACGAAGCATCACCTGGGGCAAGCAAGCACCTACAGAAGAAAGCAAAGAAGGCGGCTAAAAAGCAAGCCAAG AATCAGCGCAGGCAGCTGAAAATGCAAGGAAAGACAGTGCTGCTCACTGATGTGGCCAAGCAAGAATGTTCCGAGGACGAGGAGGAGATTGCTCCAAACAATACCGAGTCAGAGGCCAACACCAGGCCAGACGATGAGGTGCCCATTGCTGATGGCTTAAACACCATGAAATCTGATTTGTCTGCTCTGGAAAATGGCAGTGAGACTATTGAAAGTGCCATGGAAAGAGTCACAGAGGATACGGACCTTGATACTTCTGGGCATAATACGGAAAGTGTGGAAATGAATGCTATGGAACTTGTGCGAAATATGGAaaacaacaataacaacaacaCTGATGTGAATAAAACACTTGAGAGGACTGAGGGCAGTGGGGTAGACAGCATGGAAGCCACGGCTGCTGTGGACAATGGAAATGCTGATACGGTGTGTGTGGATGATACAGAGGCTGCCAATGGTTTGTTGGATTGTTCCGCTGCCAGTATGGATAATGAACTAACCAACTCTTTAAACAGACTCAAGCTCAGCTCCGACATAGAACCCACCCAGGTAGAGATAGAGATATTACCTGACCAACAGCAGCCCCACACGCAGATCTACGAGGTGATAAATGAAGACCCCAAAACGGCATTCAGTACCCTCTCCGAAAGGAAGGATCTGCCGCTGGATGGGTACTCTGTGCTCAGTTGCCTCTATCAGTTCACTCACAAAGAGACCCTCACTGGGAACAACAAACTGCTCTGCAACGTCTGCACCAGGAAACAGGCCAGCAGGCTGAATAACAGCAATAAAG ggGAAAAGACGTTTGTTTACACCAATGCCAAGAAGCAGATGTTGGTGTCGGACCCTTCTCCCATCCTCACTCTCCATTTGAAGAGATTCCAGCAG AATGGATTTAACCTACGGAAGATTAACAGGCATATAAAGTTTCCTGAGGTGTTAGACTTGGCTCCATTCTGTACCTCAAAATGTAAG AACATCCCTGCTGGAGAGTCGCGGCTACTGTACTCCCTGTATGGCGTTATTGAGCACAGCGGCAGCATGAGGTCCGGCCATTACACAGCGTTCGTCAAACTGCGCAGACCCAACCAGCAGCTCTGTGAGATGGTACTCAAAGGAGTCATTCCAGAAG TCTCAGGAAGTGAACCCGGGCAGGGCAGCTGGTACCATATTAGTGACAGCCATGTTCAGGCAGTGTCCCTTTCCAGAGTGCTGAGCTCCCAGGCCTACCTGCTCTTCTATGAGCGAATGCTGTAA